GGTTCGGTGATCTTTTCGACGACGCTCGCGATGGCATGTTCGACGGGGGCGAGCGCCTCGCGGCGGCGCTGGAGCACGACCCAGGCGATGAGTTCGCCGAAATGCTGGTCGCGAAAGGCGGTGAACATTTCCTCGATGACGGGGCGCAGCTTGACCTTGCCCGCCTGGTAGCGGCCGATCGAGCCGGCGATCGAATCGGCGACCTCATGCGCGATCTCGTCGGCGAGCTGGGCGTGGAGCCCGTCGACCGAGCCGAAATGATGGAGCAGCGCGGCATGGGTGCGGCCCATGCGGCCCGCGACCGCCTTCAGCGTGACCGCCGCGGCACCTTGCTCGCGCAGGATGTCGCGCGCGGTCGCGACCGCGACGGCGCGGCTTTGCTCGGGGCTCATGCGTTTACGACTTGGTGACACTGTTGACATATTTGTCAGTAATATCCATCTAGATCGTCAAACGCATCCTTTAGGAGCAGCCACGTGGCCACCGCAACCGTTACGCCATCCGACCTTAGCATCACGCCGCGCGATCGCGAATTCGGGCGCGAGGGCGCGACGCCGCGCTGGTGGCACGGCGGCAACCCTTATGCGAGCGCCATGTACAATGCGCTGTCGGCGACCTTTCCCGACGGCGAGGCCTTTTTCGTGCGCTCGGTGCGGGCGTTCGCGAAGGATTGTCCCGAGGCGCTGAAAAAGGACATCAAGGCGTTCACGACGCAGGAAGCGATCCACAGTCGCGAACATGATGCGTTCAACAAGCGCGCGAGCGACAGCGGATATGACATGGTCCCGCTTTATGACCGCGTGAAAGAGCGGATCGCGCTGTTGGGCGACAAGCCGCCGATCGCGGCGCTGGCGGCGACGATGGTGCTTGAACATTATACCGCGATCCTCGCGCATGAGATCCTCGCCAATCCCAGGCATTTCGCGGGCGCCGAGGAGGCGACGGCGATGCTGTGGAAATGGCATGCCGCCGAGGAGATCGAGCATAAGGGCGTGGCCTATGACACCTGGCTTCATGCGACGCGCGACTGGTCGCGCTGGAAGCGGTGGCAAGTGAAGGCGAAGGTGATGCTATATGTGTCGAGCCACTTCTTCCCCGACCGGTTCAGGGGCGCGCTCTACCTGCTCGAGCAGGACGGGATCACGGGGTGGAAGGCCAAGTGGGGGCTGATCCGCTACGGGCTGATCTCGCCGGGCATGTTCCGCAAGATCCTCGGCGCGTGGCTGGAGTTCTTCCTGCCCAAATTCCATCCGTGGAACGAGGACGATCGCGCGCTGATCAAGGCCTATGAGGATGCCGAAGGGCATCGTTTCATGCGCAATGGCAAGAAGGTGCGCGCGGCGGCCTGAGGGCGCTGAGGTGGCGTTACGAAAAAAGGGGCGGTGCCGACGTGGCACCGCCCCTTTTTTCGTCATTGCGAGCGTAGCGAAGC
The nucleotide sequence above comes from Sphingomicrobium arenosum. Encoded proteins:
- a CDS encoding TetR/AcrR family transcriptional regulator, with translation MSPEQSRAVAVATARDILREQGAAAVTLKAVAGRMGRTHAALLHHFGSVDGLHAQLADEIAHEVADSIAGSIGRYQAGKVKLRPVIEEMFTAFRDQHFGELIAWVVLQRRREALAPVEHAIASVVEKITEPGDTRALDRATMGLVLLAIGDALVGAEVARACNLEPAVAHDIAVKQILAVLGELR
- a CDS encoding metal-dependent hydrolase: MATATVTPSDLSITPRDREFGREGATPRWWHGGNPYASAMYNALSATFPDGEAFFVRSVRAFAKDCPEALKKDIKAFTTQEAIHSREHDAFNKRASDSGYDMVPLYDRVKERIALLGDKPPIAALAATMVLEHYTAILAHEILANPRHFAGAEEATAMLWKWHAAEEIEHKGVAYDTWLHATRDWSRWKRWQVKAKVMLYVSSHFFPDRFRGALYLLEQDGITGWKAKWGLIRYGLISPGMFRKILGAWLEFFLPKFHPWNEDDRALIKAYEDAEGHRFMRNGKKVRAAA